In the Pseudanabaena sp. PCC 7367 genome, one interval contains:
- the purL gene encoding phosphoribosylformylglycinamidine synthase subunit PurL, translated as MDKNTAPFSAAEIAAEGIKPDEYKELVQRLGRHPNKAELGMFGVMWSEHCCYKNSRPLLSQFPTKGDRILVGPGENAGVIKLTDEIAICFKIESHNRPSAVEPYQGAATGVGGILRDIFTMGARPIAILNSLRFGDLADPWVRDRVNGVVSGIAGYGNCVGVPTIGGEVYFDPAYNRNPLVNAMAIGIMETPQIVKAGASGVGNPVLYVGSTTGRDGMKGASFASAELSDKSEQDRPAVQVGDPFLEKSLIEACLEAFKTGAVVAAQDMGAAGLTCSTSEMAAKGNIGIELDLDKIPARETGMSAYEYLLSESQERMLFVAHQDRTQELIDIFDRWGLHAVVAGQVIAEPIVRILWQGKTAAEIPATALADNTPIYYREQSDPPDYLVKAWQWQESELVELSNISNRIAPASALLQLLDSPAIASKAWVYRQYDHQVQNNTVVMPGAADAAVIRVRDLDFGVGELALPTLENQRVGIAATVDCNARYVYLDPHEGAKLAVVEAARNLACVGAEPIAITNNLNFGSPENSVGYWQLAEACKGISAACREMGTPVTGGNVSLYNETIDSDGNSKPIYPTPVIGMVGLVADFTKTCTQGWQNPGDLIYLIGAIDPASVTLAASEFLAIVADQVAGRPLPVNFELEKQVQAVCRDGIAQGWLRSAHDCAEGGLAVAIAESCIAGDLAAQINLPLAGNPSPDQLAILKLLFGEGASRIVVSVQPSDQKAWEAYLKQHLGDHWQLIGAVGDRNSDFTITIGNDSQSSIDLPLEQISQTYNQAIPRRMNAR; from the coding sequence ATGGATAAAAATACTGCCCCCTTTTCTGCTGCTGAGATCGCTGCCGAGGGGATCAAGCCCGATGAATATAAGGAGCTAGTGCAGCGCTTGGGCAGGCATCCGAATAAAGCTGAACTGGGTATGTTTGGCGTGATGTGGTCGGAGCATTGTTGCTACAAAAACTCACGGCCATTGTTGAGTCAATTTCCCACCAAGGGCGATCGCATTCTGGTGGGCCCTGGCGAGAATGCTGGTGTAATCAAGCTCACCGATGAGATTGCCATTTGTTTTAAAATCGAAAGCCACAATCGCCCCTCTGCGGTCGAACCCTATCAAGGTGCTGCCACTGGTGTCGGTGGCATCCTGCGCGATATTTTCACGATGGGAGCCAGACCGATCGCCATTCTTAACTCGCTTCGGTTCGGCGATCTGGCTGATCCCTGGGTGCGCGATCGGGTCAATGGGGTGGTCAGTGGGATCGCTGGCTATGGTAATTGTGTGGGCGTGCCGACGATCGGCGGTGAGGTGTATTTTGATCCGGCCTATAATCGCAATCCGCTGGTAAATGCGATGGCGATCGGGATTATGGAAACCCCGCAGATCGTTAAAGCTGGCGCTTCTGGCGTAGGCAACCCTGTGTTGTATGTGGGATCGACCACTGGCCGAGATGGCATGAAGGGGGCGAGTTTTGCCAGTGCTGAGCTGAGCGACAAATCCGAGCAAGATCGACCTGCCGTGCAAGTTGGCGATCCTTTTTTGGAAAAGTCCTTAATTGAAGCTTGCCTAGAAGCCTTTAAAACTGGGGCAGTGGTGGCCGCTCAGGATATGGGGGCGGCGGGGTTAACTTGCTCTACTTCGGAGATGGCGGCCAAGGGCAATATTGGGATTGAATTAGACCTGGATAAAATCCCCGCCCGCGAAACTGGCATGAGTGCCTATGAATATTTGCTCTCGGAATCTCAGGAGCGGATGTTGTTTGTGGCACACCAGGATCGCACCCAGGAGTTAATTGATATTTTCGATCGCTGGGGGCTCCATGCAGTCGTGGCGGGGCAGGTAATTGCTGAGCCGATCGTGCGGATTTTGTGGCAGGGCAAAACAGCAGCGGAAATTCCGGCTACGGCTCTGGCCGACAACACCCCAATCTATTACCGCGAACAGTCTGATCCACCAGATTATTTGGTTAAAGCCTGGCAATGGCAGGAAAGTGAGCTGGTTGAGCTTAGTAATATTAGTAATAGAATCGCACCAGCATCAGCCCTGTTGCAATTGCTCGATAGTCCGGCGATCGCCTCTAAGGCATGGGTCTATCGTCAATATGATCATCAGGTGCAGAATAATACGGTGGTGATGCCGGGGGCTGCCGATGCGGCGGTGATCAGGGTGCGCGATCTAGATTTTGGGGTGGGTGAGTTGGCCTTACCTACCCTGGAAAATCAACGGGTGGGGATCGCAGCCACGGTCGATTGCAATGCCAGATATGTATATCTCGATCCCCATGAGGGAGCCAAGCTGGCAGTCGTGGAAGCAGCGCGTAATCTGGCTTGTGTAGGCGCAGAGCCGATCGCCATTACGAACAATCTCAACTTTGGTAGCCCAGAAAATAGCGTTGGTTATTGGCAATTGGCGGAAGCCTGTAAGGGGATTTCTGCTGCTTGCCGAGAGATGGGTACACCGGTCACGGGCGGTAATGTGTCGCTCTACAACGAGACGATCGATAGTGATGGCAACTCTAAACCAATTTATCCTACGCCTGTCATTGGCATGGTGGGCTTGGTGGCAGACTTTACGAAAACCTGCACCCAGGGCTGGCAAAATCCTGGCGATTTAATCTATTTAATTGGCGCAATTGATCCGGCATCGGTAACCCTAGCGGCTTCAGAATTTTTGGCGATCGTAGCTGACCAAGTGGCGGGGCGGCCATTGCCAGTTAATTTTGAACTAGAAAAGCAAGTCCAGGCGGTTTGTCGAGATGGAATTGCCCAGGGTTGGCTTAGGTCTGCCCACGATTGTGCGGAAGGTGGTTTGGCGGTGGCGATCGCTGAGTCTTGTATTGCTGGCGATCTTGCCGCACAAATTAATTTACCTTTGGCTGGGAATCCATCACCTGATCAACTTGCCATCCTGAAGTTGCTATTTGGGGAGGGAGCCAGCCGGATTGTGGTTTCCGTTCAGCCCAGTGATCAAAAAGCCTGGGAGGCTTATCTCAAGCAACATCTGGGTGATCATTGGCAATTAATTGGTGCCGTAGGCGATCGTAATAGTGATTTCACGATCACGATCGGCAATGATTCGCAATCTTCGATCGACTTGCCCCTTGAGCAAATCAGCCAGACTTATAACCAGGCAATTCCGCGTCGGATGAATGCTCGGTAG
- a CDS encoding type II toxin-antitoxin system VapC family toxin, which produces MPKEKVKLPLHYWDTCNFLTILKGDENGLQGCIDVLNEAEKGNLLIVTSSLTLASIIKIGSQKQPALPESEESRKIELFFSHEYIVIRELERKTAELSRRIAWDFGIKAFDAIHVATAIKSKVNYFETLDEGIIAKFQGQLNDPFIEVRKPQISVKQTELSFDDDE; this is translated from the coding sequence ATGCCTAAGGAAAAAGTCAAACTACCTCTACACTACTGGGATACATGCAATTTTTTAACAATTTTGAAAGGTGATGAGAATGGTTTGCAAGGATGTATAGATGTATTGAATGAGGCTGAGAAAGGGAACCTTTTAATAGTTACATCCTCCTTAACCTTAGCTTCAATAATTAAGATAGGATCACAAAAACAGCCCGCGCTACCTGAAAGTGAAGAAAGCAGGAAAATAGAGTTGTTTTTTAGCCACGAGTATATTGTGATAAGAGAGCTAGAGAGAAAAACAGCAGAATTATCTAGAAGAATCGCCTGGGATTTTGGGATAAAGGCTTTTGATGCAATCCATGTTGCAACCGCTATCAAAAGTAAGGTTAATTATTTTGAGACTCTTGATGAGGGAATAATTGCTAAGTTTCAGGGGCAATTAAATGATCCATTTATTGAAGTAAGAAAACCACAAATTTCGGTTAAACAGACTGAATTGAGTTTTGATGACGATGAATAA
- the mnmE gene encoding tRNA uridine-5-carboxymethylaminomethyl(34) synthesis GTPase MnmE, whose product MISDTIAAIATAIVPQQGSVGIVRMSGEQALAIAKCIFSAPGNQTWQSHRILYGYAKSPDTGETIDECLLLIMQAPRSYTREDVIELHCHGGAIAVQQILNLCLEQGARLAQPGEFTLRAFLNGRIDLTQAEGINNLVGSTSPQAAQAAIASLRGKLAQPLKDLRARCLDILAEVEARIDFEDDLPPLDQAWVAQQLALIAQQAQQILDTADRGELLHSGLKVAIVGRPNVGKSSLLNMWSRSDRAIVTDLPGTTRDVVDSHLVVGGIPIKVLDTAGIRQTEDMVEQIGVERSQQAAQEADLVLLVIDAAQGWTEADEQIYQIVGDRPIILIINKVDLLDDQATQTNLTNLTQSALSNRSEQLAQLSDYQSSSDLPQLDDRKRFMATVKTAAALNQGIEQLEAAILASVNASAIQAGDLDVAINQRQKECLLRAVQGLAKVQEAIAAQLPLDFWTIDLRATIMAIGEITGESVTESVLDQIFSRFCIGK is encoded by the coding sequence ATGATTAGCGACACCATCGCCGCGATCGCCACCGCCATCGTACCGCAACAGGGCAGCGTTGGTATTGTGCGCATGTCCGGCGAGCAAGCCCTAGCGATCGCCAAATGCATCTTTTCTGCCCCAGGCAACCAAACCTGGCAGAGCCACCGGATTTTGTATGGTTATGCCAAATCTCCTGACACTGGTGAGACGATCGATGAATGTTTGCTATTAATCATGCAAGCCCCGCGTTCCTATACCCGCGAAGATGTGATCGAGTTACATTGTCATGGCGGCGCGATCGCGGTGCAGCAAATCCTGAACCTTTGCCTGGAGCAAGGAGCCAGACTGGCACAACCCGGTGAATTTACGTTGCGGGCATTTCTGAATGGCCGGATTGATTTAACCCAGGCGGAGGGGATCAACAATCTGGTGGGTTCGACTTCGCCCCAGGCGGCACAGGCAGCGATCGCTTCGTTACGAGGTAAACTGGCACAACCCCTCAAAGACCTAAGGGCTAGGTGTCTGGATATACTGGCAGAAGTGGAGGCCAGAATTGATTTTGAGGATGACTTACCACCATTAGATCAAGCATGGGTAGCCCAGCAATTGGCGCTAATTGCTCAGCAAGCTCAGCAAATTTTGGATACAGCCGATCGCGGTGAGCTGCTGCATTCCGGCCTCAAAGTGGCGATCGTGGGCAGGCCAAATGTGGGTAAGTCCAGCTTGTTGAATATGTGGAGTCGCAGCGATCGGGCGATCGTCACCGATCTACCGGGCACAACCCGCGATGTGGTTGATTCGCACTTGGTCGTGGGGGGTATCCCAATCAAGGTGCTGGATACGGCGGGGATTCGCCAGACTGAAGATATGGTCGAGCAAATTGGCGTGGAGCGATCGCAACAGGCTGCCCAGGAAGCGGATTTAGTTTTGCTGGTAATCGATGCGGCGCAGGGTTGGACTGAGGCAGATGAACAGATTTATCAAATTGTTGGCGATCGCCCAATTATTTTGATTATTAATAAAGTTGATTTACTTGATGATCAAGCAACTCAAACAAATCTAACAAATCTAACTCAATCAGCTTTAAGCAATCGATCGGAGCAACTAGCTCAATTATCAGATTACCAATCCAGTTCAGACTTACCGCAACTAGACGATCGCAAGCGATTTATGGCCACAGTCAAAACGGCCGCCGCCTTAAATCAGGGGATCGAACAACTAGAAGCAGCGATCCTGGCCAGTGTGAATGCCAGCGCGATTCAAGCGGGTGATCTTGATGTGGCGATCAATCAACGCCAGAAAGAATGCTTGCTCAGAGCAGTGCAAGGCTTGGCCAAGGTACAAGAGGCGATCGCCGCGCAATTACCATTAGACTTCTGGACAATTGATTTAAGGGCAACGATCATGGCGATCGGTGAGATCACTGGAGAATCGGTGACCGAGTCTGTTCTGGATCAGATTTTCAGTCGGTTTTGTATTGGTAAGTAG
- the cbiB gene encoding adenosylcobinamide-phosphate synthase CbiB: protein MPDHLAIYIYQVAKIFSLISFKSAIGLEQTELNGLLNSLSFVLPLIIASMLDWLIGDPWDWLHPVQVMGWVVAWAKSLMLKYLANELAQRIAGVLLAIGLIMGSYGIAWALIFAASRVNPWFGLVAESIMIASCLAHRSLQDAAVSVLEPIEKDDLDLARKKLALYVGRDTEQLDRPEILRAVLETVAENCTDGVIAPLIFAIVGGAPLALAYKAASTLDSMIGYKEKPYTYIGWFSAKLEDALTWLPCRLLVLAIALLSGRPVQIWRLCQRDAPQDPSPNAGWSECAFAAALGVQLGGKNTYRGLVKTKPLLGEPDRQITIAVINETLGLMQQCFVLFLGLGVLSHTLVSFSGLLLGLIQHG from the coding sequence ATGCCTGATCACCTAGCAATCTATATATATCAAGTAGCTAAGATATTTTCCCTAATATCATTCAAATCTGCGATCGGCCTAGAACAGACCGAATTGAATGGTTTATTGAATAGCCTAAGCTTTGTTCTACCGCTGATTATAGCCAGTATGCTCGATTGGCTTATCGGCGATCCCTGGGATTGGCTGCATCCAGTGCAGGTGATGGGGTGGGTGGTTGCCTGGGCGAAAAGCTTGATGCTTAAATATTTAGCCAATGAGCTAGCCCAAAGAATTGCTGGAGTTCTGTTGGCGATCGGCTTAATTATGGGCAGCTATGGAATCGCCTGGGCGCTGATTTTTGCCGCTAGTAGGGTTAATCCCTGGTTTGGTCTGGTGGCAGAAAGTATTATGATCGCCAGTTGTTTAGCACACCGTAGTTTACAAGACGCGGCTGTTTCGGTGCTGGAGCCGATCGAAAAAGATGATCTTGATCTGGCCAGAAAAAAACTAGCGCTCTATGTGGGTAGAGATACTGAGCAGCTCGATCGGCCAGAAATCCTGCGGGCAGTTTTAGAAACCGTGGCCGAGAACTGCACCGATGGCGTGATTGCACCGTTGATTTTTGCGATCGTGGGTGGTGCGCCCTTGGCCTTGGCGTATAAAGCTGCCAGTACCCTCGATTCGATGATTGGCTATAAAGAAAAACCATACACTTACATCGGTTGGTTCAGCGCCAAGCTAGAGGATGCTTTAACCTGGCTACCTTGTCGATTATTAGTCTTGGCGATCGCCTTGCTCAGCGGTCGTCCGGTTCAAATATGGCGCTTGTGTCAACGGGATGCGCCCCAAGATCCAAGCCCCAATGCTGGCTGGAGTGAATGTGCGTTTGCGGCGGCGCTAGGTGTGCAACTGGGGGGCAAAAACACCTACAGAGGCCTAGTAAAAACTAAACCTCTGCTGGGGGAGCCAGATCGACAAATCACCATTGCGGTGATCAATGAAACATTAGGATTGATGCAGCAATGTTTTGTGCTTTTTCTAGGGCTAGGTGTTCTATCTCACACTTTAGTTAGCTTTAGCGGCCTGCTTCTAGGGCTGATTCAGCACGGCTGA
- a CDS encoding photosystem II protein Psb27 has product MNRNMLKSSLKNIVFKLVALVLVATIALTCTSSAYAARNTYTLGSGNPLTTKELREKVNAGLTGNYVDDTKKLIESLKYTLSLAKDADDRSEAQAETRARINAYSARYRADNSKTGLVSFTTMRTVINSLASYYNGTTKRSVPQRVADRAISQISRAESALEAGR; this is encoded by the coding sequence ATGAATAGAAATATGCTCAAATCATCATTAAAAAATATTGTTTTTAAGCTAGTTGCGCTAGTTTTGGTGGCAACGATCGCGCTAACTTGTACCAGCAGCGCATATGCGGCTCGTAATACCTATACTCTAGGCTCTGGCAATCCGCTTACTACCAAAGAATTGCGGGAAAAAGTTAATGCCGGTTTGACGGGCAATTATGTCGATGACACGAAAAAATTGATTGAAAGCCTTAAATATACGCTCAGCCTAGCCAAGGATGCTGACGATCGCTCCGAAGCCCAGGCTGAAACTAGAGCTAGAATTAATGCCTATTCAGCTCGCTACCGTGCAGACAATAGTAAAACTGGCCTGGTCTCTTTCACCACGATGCGAACGGTAATCAATTCCCTGGCTTCCTACTACAACGGCACCACCAAGCGATCGGTACCACAACGGGTAGCCGATCGGGCAATTAGTCAAATCAGCCGTGCTGAATCAGCCCTAGAAGCAGGCCGCTAA
- a CDS encoding DUF4912 domain-containing protein, with translation MPKEIPPLEEMTLRQLRKQAQKYEISRYSRMRKDQLLAEIKQAKEVAESAVMLEHAMLSSFDPKYDQTENMEAKKFDLGNREIKPVELLADVDAELGDLPQGYGESRIVLMPRDPQWAYAYWDITNDLKEEKRSQGGQQLVLRLYDSTNVDLDRQAPHSVQEYYCDELAKEWHLPIPVSDRDYTVEIGYRTNDGKWLPLCRSASVRIPPTYPSDWVDDHFVTVNWEQSLRGAKVFELGRPTSAPTAEKSHEEMYGMAKEAESQRVAGSAYGSQQMSGAGLETESISSYVFPSGVGSWSGGAVSGVGMGASEQTMSGAGALTASGAGMSGIGALTASGISGSGIAALTTSGSGVGFLTTSGVGMSGIGALTASGISGSGIGYVSASGVGMSGIAGLTASGISGSGIGYVSASGVGMSGIAGLTASGISGSGIGYVSASGVGMSGIAGLTASGISGSGIGYVSASGVGMSGIAGLTASGISGSGIGYVSASGVGMSGIAGLTASGISGSGIGYVSASGVGMSGIAGLTASGISGSGIGYVSASGVGMSGIAGLTASGISGSGIGYLTTSGMGMSGAGYLTASGMGMSGVGALTTSGLGMSGIGYRTTSGMGMSGVGLFSGSGVPKRPRQFWLVADAELIVYGATEPDANVTIAGRPVKLESDGTFRFHMSFPDGLVDFPIFAVAADGEQTRSIHMKFERQTLDRNTNTKEEAVPEWIA, from the coding sequence ATGCCTAAAGAGATTCCCCCCCTAGAAGAGATGACCCTACGCCAATTGCGTAAACAAGCCCAAAAGTATGAAATTTCGCGCTACAGTCGGATGCGTAAGGATCAGCTACTGGCAGAGATCAAGCAGGCTAAGGAAGTGGCCGAAAGCGCTGTGATGCTTGAGCATGCCATGTTGTCTAGTTTTGATCCAAAATACGATCAGACTGAAAATATGGAGGCGAAGAAATTTGATCTGGGCAACAGAGAAATTAAGCCAGTTGAATTACTAGCTGATGTGGATGCTGAACTTGGCGATCTGCCTCAGGGCTATGGTGAAAGCCGAATTGTGCTCATGCCCAGAGACCCGCAGTGGGCCTATGCCTATTGGGATATTACCAATGACCTGAAGGAAGAAAAGCGCTCCCAGGGTGGTCAGCAATTGGTGTTGCGGTTGTATGACTCAACCAACGTCGATCTCGATCGCCAAGCCCCCCATAGTGTGCAGGAATATTACTGTGATGAATTAGCCAAGGAATGGCATTTGCCAATTCCAGTTAGCGATCGTGACTATACAGTCGAGATTGGTTATCGCACCAACGATGGTAAATGGCTACCACTATGTCGATCGGCTTCGGTACGCATTCCTCCCACTTACCCATCCGATTGGGTTGATGATCACTTTGTGACGGTTAACTGGGAGCAAAGCCTAAGGGGAGCCAAAGTTTTTGAATTGGGTCGCCCCACCTCTGCCCCCACAGCCGAAAAGAGCCATGAAGAAATGTATGGCATGGCCAAAGAAGCCGAGTCACAGCGGGTCGCAGGTTCGGCCTATGGCTCTCAGCAAATGTCTGGTGCTGGCCTGGAGACAGAGTCGATCAGCTCCTATGTTTTCCCTTCCGGGGTAGGTAGTTGGAGTGGTGGTGCTGTCTCTGGTGTTGGCATGGGAGCTTCCGAACAAACTATGTCTGGGGCTGGAGCCCTGACCGCATCTGGCGCTGGCATGTCTGGTATTGGCGCACTAACTGCCTCTGGTATCTCTGGCAGTGGGATCGCCGCCTTAACTACTTCAGGTAGTGGGGTTGGCTTCTTGACCACCTCTGGTGTGGGTATGTCAGGTATTGGTGCATTAACCGCCTCTGGTATTTCTGGCAGTGGGATCGGTTATGTATCTGCCTCTGGTGTGGGTATGTCTGGTATTGCAGGATTAACCGCTTCTGGCATTTCTGGTAGTGGGATTGGTTATGTATCTGCCTCTGGTGTAGGTATGTCTGGTATTGCAGGATTAACCGCGTCTGGCATTTCTGGTAGCGGGATTGGTTATGTATCTGCCTCTGGCGTAGGCATGTCTGGTATTGCAGGATTAACCGCGTCTGGCATTTCTGGCAGTGGGATCGGTTATGTATCTGCCTCTGGTGTGGGTATGTCTGGTATTGCAGGATTAACCGCTTCTGGCATTTCTGGTAGTGGGATTGGTTATGTATCTGCCTCTGGTGTAGGCATGTCTGGTATTGCAGGATTAACCGCGTCTGGCATTTCTGGTAGTGGGATTGGTTATGTATCTGCCTCTGGCGTAGGTATGTCAGGTATTGCAGGATTAACCGCTTCTGGCATTTCTGGTAGTGGGATTGGTTATGTATCTGCCTCTGGTGTAGGTATGTCTGGTATTGCAGGATTAACCGCTTCTGGCATTTCTGGCAGCGGCATTGGCTATCTAACCACTTCTGGGATGGGGATGTCCGGCGCTGGCTATCTAACTGCCTCTGGGATGGGAATGTCGGGGGTTGGTGCCCTTACTACTTCTGGCCTTGGGATGTCTGGAATTGGTTATCGGACTACCTCTGGCATGGGAATGTCGGGGGTTGGCCTGTTCTCTGGTTCTGGTGTACCCAAGCGACCGCGCCAGTTCTGGTTGGTTGCTGATGCTGAGTTAATTGTCTATGGTGCAACTGAGCCGGATGCCAATGTCACGATCGCTGGTAGACCAGTTAAGCTGGAATCCGATGGTACGTTCCGTTTCCATATGTCCTTCCCAGATGGTTTGGTTGACTTCCCCATTTTTGCGGTGGCCGCTGATGGTGAACAAACCCGATCGATTCATATGAAGTTTGAGCGCCAAACTCTCGATCGCAATACCAACACCAAAGAAGAAGCAGTCCCAGAATGGATTGCCTAG
- a CDS encoding LysR family transcriptional regulator: MHGNNLLNHNQVKLSQIRAFVAVAESGSFGEAALNLEISQSAISHAIAALEEQLGVVLLNRGRHGAILTPIGKQLLDYAENILRSLEEMTQTANQAKGLQNGEVRLVAFRSAAAYILPAIIVDFRQKFPGIKVRIIEHDDDQEVEQTLRQGYADIGITHLPTGEGFLSWPLLRDEYIAIFPPDYCPKHRVKNNHISWEDLTTYPLISVPQNNTCGILIRKHLEAQHQKLNVAYVVREDSTIIRMVSQGLGSTILARLAAQPIPSELQTYSLPVPLYRQIGVTMRENAMQVPAVYAFLDMLRSYDIAQLAYSKNYLKASLTA; encoded by the coding sequence ATGCATGGGAACAACCTCCTTAATCATAATCAGGTTAAGTTATCGCAGATCAGAGCCTTTGTGGCCGTGGCAGAATCTGGTAGTTTTGGCGAGGCTGCCCTGAACCTGGAAATTTCTCAATCAGCCATCTCCCATGCGATCGCCGCCCTCGAAGAACAGTTAGGCGTAGTTTTGCTCAATCGCGGTCGTCATGGCGCAATACTCACGCCGATCGGCAAGCAATTGCTCGATTATGCAGAAAATATTTTGCGATCGCTGGAAGAGATGACCCAAACGGCTAACCAGGCCAAGGGACTTCAAAATGGCGAAGTTCGGCTGGTGGCTTTTCGTAGTGCTGCGGCCTATATTCTACCGGCAATCATAGTAGACTTTCGCCAGAAATTCCCCGGCATTAAGGTCAGAATCATTGAACACGACGACGATCAAGAAGTTGAACAAACCCTGCGTCAGGGCTATGCAGACATCGGCATCACCCACCTGCCCACCGGCGAAGGCTTCCTGAGTTGGCCCTTGCTGCGGGATGAGTATATCGCCATCTTTCCACCTGATTACTGCCCCAAACATAGAGTCAAGAACAATCATATTAGTTGGGAAGATTTAACCACCTATCCGCTGATCAGTGTGCCCCAGAACAATACCTGCGGCATTTTGATCAGAAAGCATCTGGAAGCCCAGCATCAAAAGCTCAACGTGGCCTATGTGGTGCGTGAAGATTCAACTATTATCAGAATGGTGTCACAGGGACTAGGATCGACGATCCTGGCGCGTTTGGCTGCCCAACCGATCCCCTCAGAATTACAAACCTATAGCCTGCCAGTACCGCTCTATCGTCAAATTGGCGTGACAATGCGGGAAAATGCCATGCAGGTACCTGCGGTCTATGCGTTCCTGGATATGCTGCGCAGCTATGATATTGCCCAGTTAGCCTATAGCAAGAATTACCTAAAAGCTAGTCTGACTGCCTGA
- a CDS encoding PFE-CTERM domain-containing protein, with product MNLINCANKAVVFAACGMTAMAVQIGMVEMFGRDRAYAFDLVDQPGVVQPQVELSERQQAINDLLQTAADQSSQESFGKTTNNNSQGGISPLDLGNQDQQSEPTDSSSNSLGSVAAIDEMLDSAADGDSTDPFAPEAIEAEVGDETVQVSVELINNAVAASPLTSQLSPIPVPFNFSSSIGLAIVSLGMGTSYLRKKQKGKKLNQKQAG from the coding sequence ATGAATCTGATTAATTGTGCAAATAAAGCAGTTGTATTTGCAGCATGTGGCATGACTGCGATGGCAGTACAGATTGGCATGGTTGAAATGTTTGGCCGCGATCGTGCCTATGCGTTTGATCTGGTGGATCAACCTGGTGTGGTTCAGCCTCAGGTTGAACTAAGTGAAAGGCAGCAAGCCATTAATGATTTGTTGCAGACGGCGGCAGATCAAAGTAGTCAAGAATCTTTCGGTAAAACCACTAATAACAATTCTCAAGGTGGTATTTCGCCGCTTGATTTAGGTAATCAGGATCAGCAAAGTGAGCCAACCGATAGCAGTAGTAATTCGCTTGGTTCAGTTGCCGCGATCGATGAAATGCTAGATAGTGCTGCTGATGGTGATAGCACTGACCCCTTTGCTCCTGAGGCGATCGAAGCAGAAGTCGGTGATGAGACTGTGCAAGTCTCGGTTGAGCTGATTAATAATGCAGTTGCTGCAAGTCCGTTGACGAGCCAATTGAGTCCCATACCAGTGCCATTTAACTTTTCATCTTCTATCGGTCTGGCAATCGTCAGTCTGGGCATGGGTACTAGCTATTTGCGGAAAAAACAAAAAGGGAAAAAATTAAATCAAAAGCAAGCTGGCTAG
- a CDS encoding VOC family protein gives MGIDYIALFVDDVERSIVFYRDLLGLEFPKPPKNGGTEGISGNLKLGIYDRTWLVKLFGDRLESHQAGHAFLLSLPVADLGAFYQTLVTAGVEIVSPPKKMPWGQEIVFFKDPDGNLLEAVQA, from the coding sequence ATGGGAATTGACTATATTGCTTTGTTTGTCGATGATGTGGAGCGATCGATTGTCTTCTATCGAGACCTGCTGGGGCTTGAATTCCCCAAACCACCAAAGAATGGCGGCACGGAAGGTATCAGCGGTAATCTCAAACTTGGTATTTACGATCGCACCTGGCTAGTGAAGCTGTTTGGCGATCGGCTTGAGTCCCATCAGGCTGGACATGCATTTTTGTTATCATTACCGGTTGCTGACCTAGGAGCTTTTTATCAAACCCTGGTTACCGCTGGGGTTGAGATCGTTAGTCCACCCAAAAAAATGCCCTGGGGACAAGAGATTGTCTTTTTTAAAGACCCTGATGGCAATTTGCTCGAAGCAGTGCAGGCTTGA
- a CDS encoding Ycf51 family protein, translating to MPPLSPELFGQLAQGMGAFVLFCALISGIAFVRDWGWRFRMVGVTSFCVVLTVGLFALSLEPFTTKEISGAAPYAIVYDRLGTEAVIKVQPEITADQLESTLEQAAFRLFTSGRGSDGGRSSQLRIRARTVLHPQPGVSQPLYLGEIKRSLRVREDPNMQITLYPNELIN from the coding sequence ATGCCACCACTCAGTCCAGAATTATTTGGTCAGCTTGCCCAGGGAATGGGTGCCTTTGTTCTATTTTGTGCGTTGATATCTGGGATCGCCTTTGTGCGCGATTGGGGCTGGCGCTTTCGGATGGTTGGCGTTACCTCTTTTTGTGTAGTGCTAACGGTCGGTCTATTTGCGCTGAGCCTGGAACCATTCACCACCAAAGAAATTTCCGGAGCGGCTCCCTATGCAATTGTTTACGATCGCCTGGGCACCGAGGCAGTAATTAAAGTACAGCCCGAAATCACCGCCGATCAGCTTGAATCCACCCTCGAACAAGCTGCATTTCGCCTATTCACCTCTGGGCGGGGCAGTGATGGCGGCAGGAGTAGTCAACTGCGGATTCGAGCCAGGACAGTCTTACACCCTCAACCTGGGGTTTCCCAACCGCTCTATTTGGGTGAAATTAAGCGATCGCTGCGGGTCAGAGAAGACCCCAACATGCAGATCACCCTCTATCCAAATGAACTAATTAATTAG